The Chloroflexota bacterium genome contains the following window.
GGTGAGCACGACCACCGATGCGATGCGCGCGGCGATTGACGCGCAAACCGGCGGCGCGACAACCGCGCTCGCGAACAGCGCGAAATACAAAAACGCGCTGGCGAATTTGCCGACGAGTCGTACCGCGACATTTTACGCCGATTTCGCGCCGCTCGCGGCGACGTACCTCAAATCGCAACCTGGGATTCAGCCGCAGATCCTGACACAACTGGACGCGTATCAAGCCGTCGCCGGGTCGCTGGCGTTCGTCGAGAACGGCGTCAATCTGGACACGGCTATTACATTCGACATGGCAAAATTGCCGGAATGCTCGCGCAACCTGGCGAAACAACAGACCACGCCGACCAAGGCGCTCAACGCGCTGCCCGCGAATACGCTAGGCGTGGTGGCGGCGCACGATTGGAAGAGTCTGTGGGACTGTTCGCTCAGTGTCATGGATGCGACCTCGCGCAAGCAAATGCAAGATTCTTTCGATATGGTAAAAAAGCAGACTGGCATTGATATCAATACAGACGTTTTCGATTGGATGACCGGCGATTTTGCGATTGCCATGACGCCGGCAAAACCGGTGACGTCTGGCGCGCCAGGACTGGGTTTCCTTTTGTTCGTCGAAGCCAAAGACCAAAGTGGAATGACCGCCAAGTTGGACAAGATCGTGGACGCGCTCGCCAAGCAAGGGATGCCGCCGATGAAAGATCAAAACATCAAGGGCGTCACGTTCAAGACCGCCAAGCTGGGTTCGCCGAGCGATCCAAACGCGCCCGCGGCGGGATATGGATTCACCGGCGGATTTCTCGTGATCGGTGGTCCGCTCGACGCGCTCGATGCCGCGGTCGGCGCGTCGAGCAACGCGCTGACCAAAGACGCGACGTACACTTCGGTGCAAACTGGCGTCGGTAAAAAGAATAGTAGTGTGTTCTACGTCAATGTGAGCAGTGCGGAATCCGTTTACGCCAGCACACTGACCGGACGCGCGCGCACGAGTTACGAGACCGAGGTTCAACCCTGGGTCAAACCGATCAAGGCGATGGGCATCGCAAGTGAAATGACCAAACCGGACGCGAGTGTCAGCACGCTGTTCATCTACATCGCCAAATAAAATAAATTCATCAGCAAAAACCAGAGGCGAGCCAGTGATGGCTCGCCTCATCTTTTTCTTGTGTGCTTGGCGCGATTCGCGCGCGCTTTATCGTCGTCGCCACAACATCAAGGTCAACGCGGCGAGAAACACTGCCGCGAACAAGACGACGAATTGCGCGACGCGCAGCGGCGTGAACAAGTTTTGTCGCGGCGCAGATATTGGTTCGGGCGCAATCGCAATCGTCGGCGGGATGATCGCGACGCGCGTAGGCAGAGGAGTCGCGGTCGGCGCGAGCGTGGCGGTCGGCGATGGCACAACCGTTGGCGATGGCGCGGCAGTTGGCGATGTGGCATCACGCGGCGCGACTGCCGGTTGCGCGACTTTGCTGGTCGCGTCCGTCGCGGGTGTCATGGTTTCAGTTACGTTGCCAAGACTCGCTGGCGGCGCTGGTGTCGCCGCGCGCGTGCCTTCGAACGCATTCCCAGCCCGCGCGGTCGTCGGCAACGCGGCGGCAGTCGCCGCCGGCGCAGATGTTGGTTTCGGCGCAGAGGTCGGCAACGCGGCGGGCGCGGGTGCGGCAGGTCTGGTCGGCTCCGGCGCGCGCGTCGCTGCCGGCGCTTTGGTTGGTGCAGGTGCTTGCGTCGGCGCAAATGCGAGCGAGGTCGGCGCGGCTTGTTCTTGCGCTGGCGCGCGCATCAATGCCGCCGGCGCCGGTGCAGACGTACCGGAAGATTGCATCAACAGATCAGTCGCGATGAGCGCGAACAACAACACCGTCGCAGCGACCGTCGCGAAACGCAGTGCGACAAAACCGAATGACGGCGCGCGCTGAACCGGCACGGGTAACACAAACGAACGCCGCAACTTGGGCGCGGGCGCTTGCTTGACGAGCGACATCGTCCACCGCAACGCGTCGAGACTCGTGCGGCAACCCGCGCACCCGCGCAGATGCGTTTCAATTTGCGCGCGCGTGGTAGAGTCGAGTTGCCCATCCACGTACGCGGATAGACGATCTTCGACCCACGCATGCACTTTATCGTTACTATCGCCAAACATATTTCACACTCGCTCACTATTCAGACGATAACGCGCGGGCAAAAGTTCCTGCTGGTTCAACAGAAAATCGCGCACGTGCGCACGCGCGCGACTAAGCCGCGATTTCACCGTGCCGACGTTCGTATTCGTCGCGGTCGCGGCTTCGTCATAATCGAATCCTTCGATATCCACCAACACCAACGTCGCGCGCTGATCCGGCGGCAAAGTCGCGATGCCGCGTTGAATCAGCGCGCCGAGTTCTTGACGTTCGGCAAATTCCTGAGGTGTTTCCGGCGCAGCGCGATCCACGCCCGGCGCGGGATTGTCCGGATCAACCAACAACGCGTCGAGCGAGGCGGTTGGACGGCGTTGCTTGGCGCGCAGTTGATCGTAGCACGCGTTCGTCACGATGCGTAACAACCACGCTTTGAACGAGCCGCCGCGAAAATCGCGCAGATGTTTGAACGCGGAAATGAACGCGTTTTGCGTCGCATCTTCCGCCGCGGCGGTATCGCCAACTACGCGATACGCGGTGCGGTACGCCAACGCCTGATACGCGCGGACAAGTTGGTTGAATGACGGCACATCCCCTTTTTGTGCCGCAAAAATCAGCGTTTTTTCGTCCATAGCGAAGTTGAGATAATTTGACTTAACAACGTTTTTCCAATATACTTGCTATCGTCAAGCCGAAGTGGCGGAACTGGCAGACGCGCACGACTCAAAATCGTGTGAGCTTACGCTCTTGTGGGTTCGATTCCCTCCTTCGGCACTCACATTTTTATTATATCATGATTCGAGATTAAAGCCACATTCGCCGGTGATGAAACATCCATTACTTGCGCGAGCATCCCGCTCGACAAATTTTCATTCTTCCATCGGCGTTTTATCCTCTCCAGTGCTTTCATCAACTCCGCCGTCGCACAGACCCGGCGGAACGCGTGCGCCTTGAGCGCGAGGAAACAAACGGAGCAAAACGAATCTCCCGAAACACCAAAGATGTTTCGCTCGTGTCGGTGATTGGAGCCACGGTAACGAGCGCGGTCTTGGGCATGGCGATCGGTTTGGCGATTGCGTGGCTGGGCGTCCCGGTTCCCTTTTGGAATACCAGCCCCGCGAGCTTGCGCCAATCCATCAAAAACGATTATGTCCGCATGATCAGCGCCTCGTACGAGTTGTCCGGCGATCTGCCGCTGGCTAGACGACGCCTGGAACAACTCGAACTGAGCGACCCCGCACGAACATTCTTGGATCTCATCGCACAGGAAAAACAATCTCTGGGCAACTCGGCAATTCAAGATTCGTTGATCCATTTGGGTCAAGCGCTGGGCTATCGTCTGCCCTACACCGCACAACGTCCCGCGCCCGGCGCGCGTACATCGTCCGATCCCATTGCGCTGCCAACCCAAGCCATCGCGACCTTTGTATTGAAGGAACACACCAAACTGACTTGTACGGAAGAACCCGACGCCGCGTTTCTTCGTCTGATCGTGCGCGATCAAACCGGCCGCGACTTGCCGAACATGGCGATTGCAGTCCGTTCGGCAAACGGCGAAGAAATCGTCTACACGGGACTCAAGCCCGAACGCGGACTCGGTTACGCGGATGTGCAGGTCGAACCCGGCAAGTACGCCGTGACGATTCTCAACGCGCCGAGCGAAGCGGCGACCGATTTGCTGATCGGCGCACCGCCGGCGAACTGCCGCAATGATCGCGGCGCAACGCCGCGCGGATGGAAGATTGTTTTTCAGCAGAAATGAACGACTACTCAGCCCACCCTTGCAAAAGTTGCCAATCCCTTTTCCAAGTAAGCACGCCTTCAAAACTTCGCAAGGGTGAGCAGTCACAGAAATGAACTTTGTCCCGGAGGAAATCCTGAGTGATTCCACAACCTATTGACCAAGTACCACTCTTTCAGAACTTGTCGGATGACGAACGCCAACCTTTGATCGCGCGTTTGCGCCGACGCACCGTTGCCAGTGGCGAATTGATTTTTGCCGAGGGTTATCCCAGCGACGCGCTCTATGTCGTGCATGCGGGCTTGGTCAAACTTTCCAGTGGTTCCAAGACCGCGACGCTCGCCAACCTGGGCGCGGGCAGTTTGCTCGGCGAAGTAGATTGCTTGCTCGAACGTCCGTACTCCGCGACCGCGCACGCCGCGGCGAATACCGAGCTGCTCGTGCTCGCGCGCGCGGACATTGAAGAATTGATCAGCGAACATCCTGGCATCGGGTTAAAGCTCGGCGCGGGTTTGGGCGTCCACATTCCATTCCTCGAACAATACCTCGTTCAACATCGCTTGCGTAACATCGAACTCCTCAGCGCGTTGTCGGAAGAAGATCTGCGTTTGATCGCGCAGAGTCTTGGCTTTGGCACGTTCGCGCGCGGCGATACGCTGATCGAAGATGGGATGGATGGCGAAGCCGCGTTCATTATCGAAGAAGGACAGGTGCGACTCATCACCGAATCGTCCGACGGCACGTCGTTCGACGATTTGAACGAAGGACAGATTTTCGGTCTGACCTCGCTCATCACCGGCAAGCCGTACACTTCGACGGCGCGCGCCGTGACGCCGGTGAACGTTTGGGTGCTCGCGCGCGAAAATTATCAATACCTGATCAACGAACGTCCCGCGATCAAACTTGCGTTCAGTCGCGCGCTCGCCGAATCGTTGAGCACGAACGATCAAGCCGACGCGGTGCAACGTATGCGCGCACTCGATCTGTTTCACGATGTGCCGAACGACGCGCTCACCGCGATTGCCGCGCGCCTGGTCTTGCGTCATTTTCCGGCGGAAGAAGCGATTTACACCGAAGGCACACCGGGCGACGCGATGTACATCATCGAAGCCGGCGAAGTCAAGTTGATGGAGACCGCGTTCTCCGACGCGCAATTGCTCGAGCGCATTCGCGCCGGCAGTTTCTTCGGCGAAATGGCGCTCCTCACCGGACGCACGCGCGCGGAATGCGCTCGCGCCGCGACCGACACGACCGTGTGGGTACTCTACAAAGGCGACTTTGACGACGTGATGGTGCGCTTTCCGGAAATCAGCGTTTCGTTGAGCCGCGCGATCACCGACCGCCTCGCCTCACGCGAGAATGATTTCGTGATTCGGCACTTGCGCCGCATCGCGCTCTTTTCGAATTTGACGAATGCCGAGTTGAACGCGATCGCGAAAAAAGTGCGCGGCTTGCGTTTTCGTCCCGGCGAGATCATTTGCTTTGGCGGACAACCAGCGCACACGCTGTACATGATCGAGCGCGGCGAAGTCAAACGCATCGGCGTCGGTCCGAACGGCGAACCGGTTACGGTGGACTTGCTCGACGCCGGCGATTCGTTCAGCGAACAAGCCATCGTGCAAAACCTGGGTTACGAGTACACCGCGCAGGCGCTCGAAGAAGTTGAAGTGTGGACGATCAGCAAAGGCGATTTCGTCGCGCTGATGGAACAGTATCCGTCGCTTGCGATGACCGTCACGCGTTTGATCGCCGATCGGTTGTCGCACGCGCAAGGCGCGCCCGCGTCGCACACGCGTCCGCCGACTACGCGTCCACCCGGCGCGATGCCGCCGCCGCGTCCGCCGGTCGGGCGCATCCAACGACCGCCGTCCGGTGCGCGTCCGATTTCGCGCGCGTCCATCGTGCCGCCCATCGCGCCAAATGCGATTTTGCCCGGCGCGACCGCGTCGGCAAGCGCGCCAGCGCAACCGGTCAATCGCGCGCCGCGACCGCCCAAACCTCCGTTTCATCTCCCGTTCCAGAAATCCGGCGCACTCGTGCCGGCAACAAGTCGCGCGCCTGCCGCACCTAGCGCGACGAATCGCGCGCCGCGACCGCCGAAACCTGGGTTGCATCTCCCGTTCCAGCACGTCCACGCGGCGCAAGCCAAAACTCAACCGGTCTCATCCAAGCTACAACCCGCCGCGCCGAAGACCTACGCGCCGGCGCAACCGCGTCGCGGTTTCTTTGCCGAAGCCGGCGAGTGGCTCAACGGTTTGTCATTCGGCGCGAAAATGCGCGCGTTGACGCTGGGCGCGTTGGTGATGTGGCTCGCGTTGATCGCACTGCCGTTCACGACGATCAGCGCCGTCAGTTCGACTGTCGGCGGATTGCAGATTTCAAACGCGCAAAACGGCAACAGTGGAACAACGAACGCGTCCGCGCAGAACGAACCGGATCCGATCAATCGTTTGAAAATCGCGTTCGCCATTCCGACCGACACGCCGCGTCCCACCCCAACTCCGAAACCAACAAGCACACCGCGCCCGACCCCGACGCGTGTCGTCGCAACGCGCGTCCCGCCGACACCGGTCCCCGCGCCGGTCGCCGCCGCGCCCGCCGCGCCCGCCGCGCCGCCCCTTGCCCCGCGTTACATTGATCCGCGTCTGGGCAATGGACCGCAAGTGTTGCCGCATCTCGAGGGCGTCAAGGTAGAAGAGGCGCAAGGTGTTCAGCGCGGACAGAAATTCTGGCGCGTGATCAGTCTTAAGTTCGAAAATATTGACGAGTCCGGCAGCGATCACACCATCTATGTCAAAGTGCTCGGCGAAGATGGCAAACGCGTGGATGGTAAAAAAGCGCATCTCACGAGCGTGGGTGGTCTATCAGAATATCCCGATGAAAAGCCCGCCGCCGATATGTGCGATTGCAACTATAACTATCCGATGTATGGCGACGGCTATGGCTTTAACATCGAAGATCAATACCCCAGCGACAAAGCGATGGGCATGATTATGCCCTTGAAGCGACACGTAAACTATCGAGTCACTTTTCAACTCGTTACCATGCCGTAACGCACACCACGGCAGACGCGTTTATGCGTCTGCCGTTGCATTTTGCGAACATGTCAAGGCGGATACGCGATGAATCCGCCTTGCTTTTTTGGAATGGGCTTGATGTATAATTGTGCGTTCGGTATGTTCTGAGTATAATGGGACAACACCACGCGGAGAAAATCGGAATGGGATTTGTCGTCGGCGAACATGTTGGGCAATTCAAAATCGTAGAGTACCTCGGGCAAGGCGGGATGGCAACGATCTTCAAGGCGTACCAAACCAACCTCGATCGGCACGTAGCGCTCAAAGTCATTCACCCCACGCTCAAAAATGATCAATCGTTCGTCGCGCGTCTGACGCGCGAGGCGACCGTCGTCGCCAACCTCACGCACCCGAATATCGTACAGGTGCACGACCTCATCACCTCCGAGGGCATTCCGTTTCTCGTGATGCAATTCATCGAAGGCAAAACGCTCAAGGATGTGTTGCTCGAACGCCACCTCACGCCGAACGAAATCCTTAACATTCTGCGCCCCGTCGGCGACGCGTTGCATTACGCGCACGCGCGCGGCGTACTCCATCGCGATGTCAAGCCGTCGAACATTATGATTGACAAGGACGGCAATGTCTTTCTCACCGATTTCGGTCTCGCACGCATCGAACGTAGCGGCGAGTCCACGATGTCGCAGGATATGCTCATCGGCTCGCCGCAGTATCTCTCGCCCGAGCAAGCGCGCAGCGAGCAGGTGGATCAACGCACCGATGTCTACTCGCTCGGCATCGTGCTGTACGAAATGTTCACCGGGCGCGCACCGTTTATGGGCGATACGCCATACGCGACGATCATGGCGCAGATCAACGACGCGCCAGCGCCGCCGCGCGCGCTCAATCCCAGCATCTCGATTCCGGTCGAGCAAGTTCTCCTCAAGTGCCTGGAAAAAGATCCGGCGAAACGCTACAACGGCGTGCGCGAACTGGTGCGCGCGATGGAGAACGCGGTGCGCGGTCCGCAAATGGATATGGACGCGATTCCGATTGTCCTCCCATTCGCGGATGAGCCAAAGCCCGCGCCGATGTCGCTCACCAAACCTGCGTCCACGCCCAAGCCCGCGCCAGAATCCGACGCACCGACCAATCGCCGACCCTGGTTCGTCGCCGTCATCGGCGGATTGATTGCGCTGGCGCTCTGCGGCGTACTGGCGTTCGGCGTTTTTTCGCTCGGCAGTAAACCGACCCCCACTCCGCCCATCGCGATCGTCCTGACGACGCGCTTTCCAGCCACGCCGACGACCGCACCCTTGATCGCCACGCCGACGCGCGTCGCGATTGTCGTGCCGACCGCGACGCCCGTACCGACGCGCGTACCGACCACCGTCGCACCCGAAACACTACGCGGCAAGATCGCGTACAGCGTATCAACCGGCGAAGCGCCGGATCAAAAAGCGATTTGGGTCGCCGACACGGACGGCAGCAACGCGCACAAAATCCTGGACGCGGCGATGTGGCCCTCGCTGTCGCCGGATGGAACCAGGATCGCGTATGCTACCTTGAAAGAACCGGGCATCTACACGGCGAACAGCGACGGCTCCGGCGTGCGTCGCCTCACCACGACCGAGGCATACAATCCGCAGTGGTCGCCGGACGGCAAACGCATCGTGTACTTTCAAGGCAAGTTCAAAGTCGGCGGCGAAATTCATGTGATGAACGCCGACGGCTCTAACGACACGGAAATCACGACGGGCTTTAGTCCCGACTTTGCGCCTGACGGCAATCGCATCGCGTATGCCGGTTGCCAGAACACGTCACGCGGTTGCGGACTGTTCATCTACGATCTGCGAACCAAAAACATCGCGATGATTACGACGGACAATGGCGCAAGCCCGCAATGGTCGCCGACCGGCGATAAACTCGTTTATCAAGCCGATAGCGGCAATGGCACGGTCAATGTGTTCAGCGTCAACACGGATGGCAGCAATCGCAAACAATTGACGACCGGCAAAAGCAACGATGGTCAACCCACCTGGTCGCGCGATGGCAATTTTATTTTTTGGCGTTCCGACCAAAACGGCACCGGCTGGGCGATCTTTGTGATGCGCGCCGACGGCGCGAGTCCCAGGCGCGTCATCAATCCCGCCATCCCGGACGGTAATTTGTGGGGACGCGAATCGTTGAGCGCGCGTTGACCTGGGACTCGATGAACGATTTCGAAGGGGCGAGGTCATCTCGCCCCTTCAGCATTATCAAACAGATTGATTCTATCTGGAGCGATTTCGATGACCACACCCCTGCTCGTTTCCACGACCTGGCTCGCCGAGCATTTGCATGATCCCAGCATTCGCATCGCCGATGTGCGTTGGTACCTTTTCGAAAAAGACATCACCGGGCGCGGCGAGTACGCGAAAGGTCACATCCCCGGCGCGGTGTTCGTTGACGTAGACACCGATCTTTCGTCACCGCCTTTGCAAGGACCGGGACGCCATCCGCTGCCGACCGCGACCCAGTTCGCAAACGCGATGGTGCGTGCGGGCATCGGCGCGGGCACGCACGTCATTTGCTACGATGATCGCGGTGGCGCAGTCTCAGCGCGCTTGTGGTGGTTGTTGCGCTATTTCGGTCACGACGACGTATCGCTGCTCGACGGCGGCATCGCGCAATGGCGCACAGAAAATCGTCCTCTCACGACAGACGTACCGCAAATCGCGCGCGCGAATTTTGTGCCGCGTCCACGCCCGGACATGATGGTGAATCGCGAGCAGGTACGCGCGCTGGCAAACGATCCGCGCGGCTTGGTGCTGGATGTGCGCCTCAACGAGCGCTACACCGGCAAAACCGAACCGCTCGATCCGCGCGCGGGACACGTGCCTGGGGCGAAGAACGTGCCGCTTGCCGGGAACTTGCGCGCGCCGGACGATTTCCGTTTTCGCGACCCAGCCGAGTTACGCGCGCGCTACGACGCGCTCGGTGCGAATCAAGCAGAAACAATCGCGGCGTACTGCGGAAGCGGCATCAATGCGAGCCAAGCCGTGTTCGCGTTGACGCTCGCCGGGTATGCCAACCCGCGCCTCTACGAAGGTTCGTGGAGCGATTGGAGTCGCTCGGAGTTGCCGATGAAGACGGGAGAGGAGCCGTAAATCCCAGGGCAGGAAGGAAATGAGGGAACTGAGGGAACGTGTCTGGCAATGAACCCGTCAATTATCATTTGCGGCGCGGGTATCGCAGGGATCAGCGCCGCGTATTTTCTAACGCAACTCGGCGCGCGCGATATTGTGTTGATTGACGAACGCGCGCCGCTCTCGCTCACGAGCGACAAATCAACCGAATGTTATCGCAATTGGTGGAGCGGTCCCGACAACGCGATGGTGCAATTGATGAATCGAAGTATCGCGTTGATGGACGATCTCGCGCGCGCGAGCGACAATGTTTTCCATCTCAATCGGCGCGGCTATCTCTACGTCACCGCCGATCCCGCACGTGTCGTCGAGTTTCGCCGCGCGGGCATCCAAGCCG
Protein-coding sequences here:
- a CDS encoding DUF3352 domain-containing protein, yielding MQGMAPQASPESGGNKTLLIGCSVLAVLLLVCVGIWVAVVMVVGTDTLLALAGLGPKAQAASFAPVNAPIFASLDVDFQQAVNFQKVWSAFEQSPRAKQNTDDFKKQFRDAFSCDFDADIAPWWGPDLAFFFTDLTNLAPSTTSSRATTSAPPNFVVAMGVRDQAKATAAIQKCVPKDQTARTETYKNNNLKIYKDATVALVANHVLVSTTTDAMRAAIDAQTGGATTALANSAKYKNALANLPTSRTATFYADFAPLAATYLKSQPGIQPQILTQLDAYQAVAGSLAFVENGVNLDTAITFDMAKLPECSRNLAKQQTTPTKALNALPANTLGVVAAHDWKSLWDCSLSVMDATSRKQMQDSFDMVKKQTGIDINTDVFDWMTGDFAIAMTPAKPVTSGAPGLGFLLFVEAKDQSGMTAKLDKIVDALAKQGMPPMKDQNIKGVTFKTAKLGSPSDPNAPAAGYGFTGGFLVIGGPLDALDAAVGASSNALTKDATYTSVQTGVGKKNSSVFYVNVSSAESVYASTLTGRARTSYETEVQPWVKPIKAMGIASEMTKPDASVSTLFIYIAK
- a CDS encoding zf-HC2 domain-containing protein, whose protein sequence is MFGDSNDKVHAWVEDRLSAYVDGQLDSTTRAQIETHLRGCAGCRTSLDALRWTMSLVKQAPAPKLRRSFVLPVPVQRAPSFGFVALRFATVAATVLLFALIATDLLMQSSGTSAPAPAALMRAPAQEQAAPTSLAFAPTQAPAPTKAPAATRAPEPTRPAAPAPAALPTSAPKPTSAPAATAAALPTTARAGNAFEGTRAATPAPPASLGNVTETMTPATDATSKVAQPAVAPRDATSPTAAPSPTVVPSPTATLAPTATPLPTRVAIIPPTIAIAPEPISAPRQNLFTPLRVAQFVVLFAAVFLAALTLMLWRRR
- a CDS encoding sigma-70 family RNA polymerase sigma factor, whose product is MDEKTLIFAAQKGDVPSFNQLVRAYQALAYRTAYRVVGDTAAAEDATQNAFISAFKHLRDFRGGSFKAWLLRIVTNACYDQLRAKQRRPTASLDALLVDPDNPAPGVDRAAPETPQEFAERQELGALIQRGIATLPPDQRATLVLVDIEGFDYDEAATATNTNVGTVKSRLSRARAHVRDFLLNQQELLPARYRLNSERV
- a CDS encoding cyclic nucleotide-binding domain-containing protein, with product MIPQPIDQVPLFQNLSDDERQPLIARLRRRTVASGELIFAEGYPSDALYVVHAGLVKLSSGSKTATLANLGAGSLLGEVDCLLERPYSATAHAAANTELLVLARADIEELISEHPGIGLKLGAGLGVHIPFLEQYLVQHRLRNIELLSALSEEDLRLIAQSLGFGTFARGDTLIEDGMDGEAAFIIEEGQVRLITESSDGTSFDDLNEGQIFGLTSLITGKPYTSTARAVTPVNVWVLARENYQYLINERPAIKLAFSRALAESLSTNDQADAVQRMRALDLFHDVPNDALTAIAARLVLRHFPAEEAIYTEGTPGDAMYIIEAGEVKLMETAFSDAQLLERIRAGSFFGEMALLTGRTRAECARAATDTTVWVLYKGDFDDVMVRFPEISVSLSRAITDRLASRENDFVIRHLRRIALFSNLTNAELNAIAKKVRGLRFRPGEIICFGGQPAHTLYMIERGEVKRIGVGPNGEPVTVDLLDAGDSFSEQAIVQNLGYEYTAQALEEVEVWTISKGDFVALMEQYPSLAMTVTRLIADRLSHAQGAPASHTRPPTTRPPGAMPPPRPPVGRIQRPPSGARPISRASIVPPIAPNAILPGATASASAPAQPVNRAPRPPKPPFHLPFQKSGALVPATSRAPAAPSATNRAPRPPKPGLHLPFQHVHAAQAKTQPVSSKLQPAAPKTYAPAQPRRGFFAEAGEWLNGLSFGAKMRALTLGALVMWLALIALPFTTISAVSSTVGGLQISNAQNGNSGTTNASAQNEPDPINRLKIAFAIPTDTPRPTPTPKPTSTPRPTPTRVVATRVPPTPVPAPVAAAPAAPAAPPLAPRYIDPRLGNGPQVLPHLEGVKVEEAQGVQRGQKFWRVISLKFENIDESGSDHTIYVKVLGEDGKRVDGKKAHLTSVGGLSEYPDEKPAADMCDCNYNYPMYGDGYGFNIEDQYPSDKAMGMIMPLKRHVNYRVTFQLVTMP
- a CDS encoding protein kinase, which encodes MGQHHAEKIGMGFVVGEHVGQFKIVEYLGQGGMATIFKAYQTNLDRHVALKVIHPTLKNDQSFVARLTREATVVANLTHPNIVQVHDLITSEGIPFLVMQFIEGKTLKDVLLERHLTPNEILNILRPVGDALHYAHARGVLHRDVKPSNIMIDKDGNVFLTDFGLARIERSGESTMSQDMLIGSPQYLSPEQARSEQVDQRTDVYSLGIVLYEMFTGRAPFMGDTPYATIMAQINDAPAPPRALNPSISIPVEQVLLKCLEKDPAKRYNGVRELVRAMENAVRGPQMDMDAIPIVLPFADEPKPAPMSLTKPASTPKPAPESDAPTNRRPWFVAVIGGLIALALCGVLAFGVFSLGSKPTPTPPIAIVLTTRFPATPTTAPLIATPTRVAIVVPTATPVPTRVPTTVAPETLRGKIAYSVSTGEAPDQKAIWVADTDGSNAHKILDAAMWPSLSPDGTRIAYATLKEPGIYTANSDGSGVRRLTTTEAYNPQWSPDGKRIVYFQGKFKVGGEIHVMNADGSNDTEITTGFSPDFAPDGNRIAYAGCQNTSRGCGLFIYDLRTKNIAMITTDNGASPQWSPTGDKLVYQADSGNGTVNVFSVNTDGSNRKQLTTGKSNDGQPTWSRDGNFIFWRSDQNGTGWAIFVMRADGASPRRVINPAIPDGNLWGRESLSAR
- a CDS encoding sulfurtransferase; the protein is MTTPLLVSTTWLAEHLHDPSIRIADVRWYLFEKDITGRGEYAKGHIPGAVFVDVDTDLSSPPLQGPGRHPLPTATQFANAMVRAGIGAGTHVICYDDRGGAVSARLWWLLRYFGHDDVSLLDGGIAQWRTENRPLTTDVPQIARANFVPRPRPDMMVNREQVRALANDPRGLVLDVRLNERYTGKTEPLDPRAGHVPGAKNVPLAGNLRAPDDFRFRDPAELRARYDALGANQAETIAAYCGSGINASQAVFALTLAGYANPRLYEGSWSDWSRSELPMKTGEEP